Proteins encoded within one genomic window of Komagataella phaffii GS115 chromosome 3, complete sequence:
- a CDS encoding Subunit of the nuclear pore complex (NPC), whose amino-acid sequence MKPEKFEGDQDTIRADVWIEFSKILKRYRLKLDSVDLFEIVSEFKRVCSETIIEADREGFSPDILENWILETKFWNLVEMLIKYRFFVDFEKTNSDTDVNPYRTDLSVKEQIISANSNLKELMVIISWLTQNFNLDLVDRDPFLPDSKDSELQANKWFHTRIDIQSNEDKPTLVRQLDADAPLRGKDNNRLNEKDVQYDSNFFERVFRLLLEGNIDEISQLCKETNNWSFALVLRGLKDFIDPELNGSFSRDDDEDIGVNSQETKRCIGIKNRKLWRKTVYQLSLNEQLTDKERGVYGYMCGSHEVPVKLTNSWDRQLLIYCNNILQHDMEIELERVTRPLTGSADLQLPLPPKKHRDLNDTLNALASSNNPSIREQSQHSIRVLSGSLITNSIGELLKNSSDLLNEMITGGDESKTEADLIKESYLLRILVHLAIFMRMLDDSIISGSNLNNLIKVYIARLSLYKQYDSIPVYISFISTHADTIETYTFILSSMITDKADRLKQLKEMRELELPLETIVKRTVQRVFEATEYLYSNHTEIIISADVSHIDYKLMHTFDWFVDADMSYEALDAIIVLMRRFLLNGKVAALVELHEHIAIQKILDDYKLRDEVWKNHGSDLALNLTTIPEYKLMEVSQYLKLVQISKQLHEYEYQGTLEEPSRSVNLINSLTNNLKQIILSFLEGLYNPPAESEVSPEDKLMYQELRELYIPIWIDTLFDILVENRKISTVYVKEAADVVNLIADETNKFYYMLLKVGKLEPFLQKFALITTDIFDDYEDGIFV is encoded by the coding sequence ATGAAGCCAGAGAAGTTTGAAGGAGATCAGGATACAATTAGAGCCGATGTCTGGATTGAGTTTTcgaaaattttgaaaaggtaTCGCCTGAAACTTGATAGCGTagatttgtttgaaattgtttcaGAATTTAAGCGGGTTTGTTCCGAAACCATCATAGAAGCTGATAGAGAGGGCTTTTCTCCCGATATACTTGAGAATTGGATTCTGGAAACgaagttttggaatttgGTTGAAATGCTCATTAAATATAGGTTTTTTGTGGATTTCGAAAAGACAAACTCCGATACTGATGTCAACCCATATAGAACAGACCTTTCCGTGAAGGAGCAAATCATATCTGCTAACTCAAACCTAAAAGAACTGATGGTTATAATATCATGGTTGACTCAAAACTTCAATCTGGACCTAGTTGACAGAGATCCCTTTTTACCGGACTCGAAAGATTCAGAATTGCAAGCGAATAAATGGTTCCATACTCGAATCGATATACAAAGTAATGAAGACAAACCAACATTAGTAAGACAATTGGATGCTGATGCCCCACTAAGAGGCAAAGATAATAACAGattgaatgaaaaagatgttCAGTACGATTCtaacttctttgaaagagtaTTCAGGTTACTTCTTGAAGGTAATATCGATGAAATTAGCCAGTTGTGcaaagaaacaaacaaCTGGAGTTTTGCATTGGTCTTAAGGGGTTTGAAGGATTTCATTGACCCAGAACTAAATGGTTCATTTTCTCgagatgatgatgaagatattgGTGTGAATTctcaagaaacaaaaagatgTATCGGTATAAAGAACAGAAAATTATGGAGAAAGACAGTCTACCAACTTTCCTTGAACGAACAATTGACTGATAAAGAACGTGGGGTTTATGGATACATGTGTGGATCTCATGAAGTACCGGTTAAGCTGACCAATTCCTGGGACAGGCAACTACTGATATATTGCAACAATATCTTACAGCATGATATGGAAATTGAACTAGAGAGAGTCACAAGACCACTTACCGGTTCTGCCGATCTACAACTCCCCCTGCCTCCCAAAAAGCACCGTGATTTAAACGATACTCTCAATGCACTAGCCTCTTCTAACAATCCATCAATAAGAGAGCAAAGTCAGCATTCCATAAGAGTTTTGAGTGGTTCATTGATAACGAATAGTATTGGTGAATTGCTGAAAAACTCCTCTGACTTACTCAATGAGATGATCACGGGTGGAGATGAATCCAAGACTGAAGCTGATCTTATTAAAGAGTCGTATCTGCTAAGAATTTTGGTCCACTTGGCTATTTTTATGAGAATGTTGGACGATTCTATTATTTCTGGGTCTAATTTAAACAATCTCATAAAAGTTTACATTGCAAGGTTGTCTTTATACAAGCAATATGACTCGATACCAGTTTATATATCTTTCATTTCCACCCATGCTGATACAATAGAGACTTACACCTTTATTCTATCTAGCATGATCACAGATAAAGCAGATAGATTGAAGCAGTTGAAGGAAATGCGGGAACTTGAACTTCCTCTAGAAACAATTGTTAAAAGAACAGTTCAAAGAGTGTTTGAGGCCACCGAGTACCTGTATTCGAATCATACTGAAATTATCATCAGTGCAGATGTTAGCCACATTGACTACAAGCTCATGCATACATTTGATTGGTTCGTCGACGCTGATATGAGTTATGAAGCTCTAGATGCGATTATTGTCTTGATGAGACGGTTTTTGTTGAACGGAAAAGTTGCAGCACTAGTAGAGCTACATGAGCACATTGCCATccagaaaattttggacGACTACAAGCTGCGAGATGAAGTATGGAAGAACCACGGAAGCGACTTGGCGCTGAATCTAACTACAATACCTGAGTATAAGCTTATGGAGGTTTCCCAATATTTGAAGCTGGttcaaatttcaaaacagtTACATGAGTACGAATACCAGGGAACTTTAGAGGAACCTTCCAGATCCGTTAACTTAATCAACAGTCTTACCAACAATCTAAAACAGATCATCTTATCTTTCCTAGAAGGGTTATACAACCCACCTGCTGAAAGCGAGGTGAGTCCGGAGGATAAACTTATGTACCAGGAACTCAGAGAACTTTACATCCCAATTTGGATAGATACATTGTTTGATATATTGGTCGAGAATCGTAAAATCAGCACAGTTTATGTCAAAGAGGCTGCCGATGTCGTCAATCTTATTGCCGATGAAACCAACAAGTTCTATTACATGCTTTTGAAGGTCGGAAAGCTAGAACCATTCCTACAAAAGTTTGCTTTGATCACCACAGATATATTTGATGATTATGAAGATGGTATCTTTGTCTAA
- a CDS encoding Essential, non-ATPase regulatory subunit of the 26S proteasome lid: MFFLRNLASMSTPPIEEARKALESGDFSNAEKIYQEILLVKNGESQSSSSKEQLVQKQEQSILELGQLYKDHNKKQELVNLIPKSRAIMGSFAKSKTAKITKHLIDLVESLPDSLDLSIEITKDCIAWAVEEKRSFLRQSLQLRLASLYYRKTSFLDSIAIIDKLLKEFKRLDDKSSLVEVQLLEAKNYLSLKNFAKSRACLTSARTSANSIYCPTQLQAELDLMSGILHAEDKDFKTAFSYFYESLENFALHDDESKSIIVLKYMLLSKIMLNLVDDVVQLLKNKTISKYTNNRDIEAIREVSKAHDNRSLREFEECLRIYNQELAQDPIVKSHIMDLYNSLFEQNLLKLIEPYSVVEVSYLAQQIGLSTKVVENKLGQMILDKVFFGVLDQGNGWLIIYEESQADKSYEISLDLIKNMSKAVDLLYERASTLN, translated from the coding sequence ATGTTCTTCTTGCGAAATCTAGCTTCCATGTCTACTCCAcccattgaagaagcaagaaAGGCCCTTGAGTCTGGAGATTTTTCGAATGCAGAGAAGATTTACCAGGAGATACTActggtgaaaaatggagaaaGTCAGTCGTCCTCGTCAAAGGAACAACTTGTTCAGAAGCAAGAACAATCCATACTGGAATTAGGTCAATTGTACAAGGACCATAACAAAAAGCAAGAACTTGTTAATTTGATTCCGAAATCTAGAGCTATAATGGGTTCCTTTGCAAAGTCTAAAACTGCCAAAATAACCAAACATTTAATAGATCTTGTGGAAAGTTTACCAGATTCGCTGGACCTGTCTATCGAAATCACTAAGGACTGTATTGCCTGGGCTGTGGAAGAGAAACGTTCATTCTTACGTCAGTCATTACAATTAAGACTAGCATCACTCTACTATCGGAAAACAAGCTTCTTAGATTCCATTGCCATCATTGACAAGttattgaaagaattcaaaagattggaTGATAAATCCTCATTGGTAGAAGTCCAACTTTTAGAAGCCAAGAACTACTTATCTCTGAAAAACTTTGCCAAATCCCGAGCTTGCCTCACCTCAGCCAGAACATCAGCGAATTCTATTTACTGCCCTACTCAGTTGCAAGCTGAATTGGACTTGATGAGTGGTATACTGCATGCAGAGGACAAGGATTTCAAGACTGCGTTTTCTTACTTCTACGAATCGCTCGAAAACTTTGCGTTACATGATGATGAATCGAAGAGCATAATAGTTTTGAAGTATATGTTACTCTCGAAGATTATGCTCAATCTCGTTGATGATGTTGTTcagttgttgaagaacaaaactATTTCCAAGTATACAAATAATAGAGACATCGAAGCCATTAGGGAAGTGTCAAAAGCCCATGACAATCGTTCTTTAagagagtttgaagaatgtcTAAGAATTTACAATCAAGAACTAGCTCAAGATCCAATTGTTAAGTCTCACATCATGGATCTTTACAACTCACTCTTTGAGCAGAATTTGCTCAAGCTAATAGAACCTTATTCAGTAGTTGAGGTTTCATACCTAGCCCAACAAATCGGTCTATCCACAAAGGTGGTGGAGAATAAATTAGGACAGATGATTCTAGATAAGGTTTTTTTTGGCGTTCTTGATCAAGGTAATGGGTGGCTGATAATCTACGAAGAATCGCAGGCTGACAAGAGTTACGAAATAAGCTTAGACCTGATCAAAAATATGTCCAAGGCTGTTGATTTGTTGTATGAGCGAGCATCAACTTTGAATTaa
- a CDS encoding Translation elongation factor EF-1 gamma codes for MSQGTIYLVLASPRSSLFKDLIEYYGLDIKISDTSDPEFAKTFPLKRTPSFKGPDFVLHEALAIFVYITSLIPQNHGLYGSSNLDYAQTIKWLSFTASEIISGLVQALYPLIGNLPYSKDGVDQALKDLESYVAVYETQLKQTKYLVGDKITLADLFAVQSIRWGLQYIWDVNWLKQHPLIDAWFKDVTQHPIIVKSLGDFKPLQKALPNAPPKGN; via the coding sequence ATGTCACAAGGAACAATTTACTTAGTACTCGCCTCCCCAAGATCATCTTTATTCAAGGATCTGATTGAATATTACGGTCTCGATATCAAGATCTCTGACACTTCCGACCCAGAGTTTGCGAAGACATTTCCCTTGAAGAGAACTCCCTCCTTCAAAGGTCCTGATTTCGTACTACATGAAGCTTTGGCAATATTTGTGTATATCACTTCGTTGATTCCTCAAAACCATGGGCTGTACGgttcttccaacttggatTACGCCCAAACCATCAAGTGGCTATCCTTCACTGCGTCTGAGATCATATCTGGCTTAGTTCAAGCACTGTATCCGCTCATCGGAAACCTGCCATACTCCAAAGATGGCGTTGACCAGGCactcaaagatttggagtcGTATGTTGCTGTTTATGAAACCCAGTTAAAGCAAACGAAGTATCTTGTTGGCGATAAGATTACTTTGGCTGATCTGTTTGCTGTTCAGTCTATCAGGTGGGGATTACAATATATTTGGGACGtcaattggttgaaacAACATCCATTGATTGATGCCTGGTTCAAGGATGTTACTCAACATCCAATCATCGTCAAATCTCTTGGAGATTTCAAGCCGTTGCAGAAGGCTCTTCCTAATGCTCCTCCTAAGGGCAATTAG
- a CDS encoding Protein with putative serine active lipase domain, whose protein sequence is MTKKSNKTNSTNLIYRQRKSVKVGEIFRFMVTYTPPPELNPEQLLKKSFQFKVKNVELLPLRAAYLAGPFIIYADVTSSEYDHNKQCFVTAEQPKYNPNIQPGQSFVMSLPIHVLKERYDWHVDIISQVIFSTTSEVHFEFTIVDESLSKQHLKPFDKDLYGCFSPDFSVVSNDTLDLWNKPLVKDDYPVHLVVVTHGLHSNASADMFYLKELIDRKSNLAGENVIVKGYFGNVCQTERGVKYLGTRLAEAIINEMYRPNVNKISFISHSLGGLVQTFAIGYIQHNYPSFFQKVEPINFISLASPFLGISNENPGYVKMALAMGVVGKTGQDLSLQQAKPLLYLLPTGPTHVALKRFKNRTLYANALHDGIVPLRTSALLFLDWKGLSQVSQVIRNERKSPMKHHKGIEDSPPSNSDPSLTSGNFDNATSVGKISEDPADDSTGDQLKESWMSCCLSPIQTAITYCIPTAQIKKKKSRKYRRYQTKDEDHDEQDHDDLNYQNNKGGNREDIIDVLPKSSVIESAAKVLLPPLPPTSYIVDPSTRENVIIHDQIYHDSDLPPRDKFSPKDRSISFLESLDPLGRQKQLEELIARKWHKGLTWRKVLVNLLPDAHNNIIVRRKFANAYGWQVLDHLVENHFTDQRTDGQCDSSKTDSESIGSESVKDVDSFMNGTSDLKKIYSQQKEKAERDFSKQLSKFQTGKSKKIDSPIISRYSSFTAKESEMNVITNTKHHGRALIPEPISFKEPSNQARIDNDILTSDVDTDDDGNWMNESDDDNKDGPSGMLNNIGEMVENFKNIYNSYEYKEDELEQNGKEEEDKLCTGQNVMGSFY, encoded by the coding sequence ATGACTAAGAAATCCAATAAGACCAATTCTACAAATCTAATTTATCGGCAGCGTAAGTCAGTTAAGGTTGGGGAGATCTTTCGCTTCATGGTTACATATACACCTCCTCCCGAATTAAATCCGGAGCAATTGCTTAAGAAGTCATTCCAGTTCAAGGTCAAGAACGTAGAGTTATTGCCCCTCCGGGCCGCATATTTGGCAGGACCGTTTATAATTTATGCTGATGTTACTTCTTCAGAGTATGATCATAACAAGCAATGCTTTGTTACTGCCGAACAACCCAAGTATAACCCCAATATTCAACCAGGCCAAAGTTTCGTTATGAGTTTACCAATACATGTTCTAAAAGAAAGATACGACTGGCACGTAGACATTATTAGCCAAGTGATCTTCTCTACCACATCAGAAGTTCATTTTGAGTTTACTATTGTCGACGAATCACTTAGTAAACAGCATTTGAAGCCATTCGACAAAGACCTGTATGGATGTTTTAGTCCAGATTTTAGTGTTGTGAGCAACGATACTTTAGACCTTTGGAATAAGCCATTAGTGAAAGATGATTATCCTGTGCATCTGGTAGTGGTCACCCATGGTCTACATTCTAATGCAAGTGCTGACATGTTTTACTTAAAGGAACTTATTGATAGAAAGTCGAATCTAGCTGGAGAAAATGTAATTGTTAAGGGATATTTTGGAAACGTATGCCAAACTGAAAGAGGCGTCAAGTACTTGGGCACAAGACTTGCAGAAGCTATTATTAATGAAATGTACCGTCCAAATGTTAACAAAATATCGTTCATTTCACACTCTCTTGGTGGGTTAGTTCAGACATTTGCTATTGGATACATACAACATAATTACCCTagcttctttcaaaaagttgagcCCATTAACTTTATTTCACTAGCTTCCCCATTTTTGGGTatttcaaatgaaaatcCAGGCTATGTTAAAATGGCGCTGGCCATGGGAGTTGTAGGTAAAACTGGACAGGATTTGAGTCTCCAGCAAGCGAAGCCATTACTGTATTTATTACCTACAGGGCCTACACACgttgctttgaaaagattcaaaaacaGAACTTTGTATGCTAATGCACTTCACGATGGTATTGTACCCTTGAGGACATCAGCTTTGCTCTTCTTAGACTGGAAAGGCTTATCCCAAGTATCTCAAGTTATTAGGAACGAAAGAAAATCTCCAATGAAGCATCATAAAGGAATAGAAGATAGTCCACCTTCGAACAGTGATCCAAGCTTGACAAGCGGTAATTTCGATAATGCGACTTCTGTCGGTAAGATTTCTGAGGATCCAGCAGACGACTCCACAGGCGATCAACTCAAGGAGTCCTGGATGAGTTGTTGTCTGTCGCCTATACAAACTGCTATCACTTATTGCATACCAACTGCtcaaataaagaaaaagaagagcCGAAAATATAGGAGATATCAAACCAAGGACGAGGACCATGATGAACAAGATCACGACGATTTGAACTATCAGAATAACAAGGGAGGAAACAGAGAGGACATTATAGATGTTCTTCCTAAATCTTCTGTAATAGAGTCAGCTGCAAAAGTTCTGCTTCCTCCGTTACCACCAACATCCTACATCGTTGACCCGTCCACTAGAGAGAACGTTATAATTCATGATCAGATTTATCATGACTCAGATCTTCCTCCGAGAGATAAATTCTCCCCGAAAGACAGATCGATctcatttttggaatctcTCGATCCACTCGGAAGACAAAAGCAGTTAGAAGAGTTAATTGCCAGAAAATGGCATAAAGGCCTTACGTGgagaaaagttttggtcAACTTACTGCCCGATGCTCACAACAATATTATAGTGCGCAGAAAGTTTGCGAATGCATACGGTTGGCAGGTTTTGGACCATTTGGTAGAGAATCATTTTACTGATCAAAGAACAGATGGTCAGTGCGATTCATCTAAGACTGATAGTGAGAGCATTGGTTCTGAATCAGTAAAAGATGTAGACTCTTTCATGAACGGAACATcggatttgaaaaagatctATTCGCAGCAGAAGGAAAAGGcagaaagagatttttcaaagcagctttcaaaatttcaaactggGAAGTCGAAAAAAATAGATTCTCCGATCATATCACGTTACTCATCTTTTACTGCAAAGGAATCGGAAATGAATGTAATAACAAATACAAAACACCATGGTAGAGCTCTGATTCCTGAACCTATCAGCTTTAAAGAGCCAAGCAACCAAGCACGGATCGATAATGATATTCTTACCTCTGATGTAGATACAGATGATGACGGTAACTGGATGAATGAATCCGACGATGATAATAAGGATGGTCCTTCTGGAATGCTGAATAACATTGGCGAAATGGTTGAGAATTTTAAGAATATTTACAATAGCTACGAATACAAAGAGGATGAACTAGAGCAGAatggcaaagaagaagaagataaactCTGTACAGGTCAGAATGTGATGGGCAGCTTCTATTAA
- a CDS encoding Peroxisomal membrane protein (PMP) produces the protein MLEYTAGLIRRNKKKFLISSGIIGVGYYVTKTINNKIQEFQNRIREENFAKEQIKRRFHQTQSDCYMTFLSLLPVLCEPIMDDLPVETITKQLQIRRLEKQIGNKDVKNSGSTVLSDDFSTSQEGAISEDTNKPPELKSKNQLWQELKIKAITRFLTLIYCESLLIVFLHLQLNILSRKSYLETAIRLASETQGIDLVDQESNGDFSGNTQDENLSEQAFLSFSWWLLNKGWLEIKNKIEPCVEQHFGGINPRQQLKINEFAELLNKCQNCIDLKVLNLTEDDIHLGVGVIEDQSQPVGRKSTNFITNALLPPKEFEFFLLQQTNDLDFLSRFNNNIVNTESLNMLLDELNNYLNNADINLIVNKLATLGITKVLDEIVLNLLQKNRPNPISDMNIRDIDLNDFPPYKLAALLANITKQSISLTNNSVENPILADLNNLPELNDLSASVYSNFDP, from the coding sequence ATGTTGGAGTACACGGCAGGATTAATAAGACgaaacaagaaaaagtttcttATATCCTCTGGAATCATAGGAGTAGGTTACTATGTAACCAAAACTATCAATAACaagatccaagaattccaaaACCGAATTAGAGAGGAAAACTTTGCCAAAGAGCAAATCAAGCGTCGGTTTCACCAGACGCAAAGTGATTGCTACATGACCTTTCTATCACTGCTGCCAGTACTTTGTGAACCAATTATGGACGATTTGCCAGTAGAGACTATCACCAAGCAGCTCCAAATTAGACGGCTAGAAAAACAAATTGGCAACAAAGATGTTAAGAATTCCGGATCCACTGTGCTTAGTGACGATTTCTCAACATCTCAAGAGGGAGCGATATCGGAGGATACTAACAAACCTCCTGAACTGAAAAGTAAAAATCAATTGTGGCAAGAGCTAAAAATCAAAGCAATAACAAGATTTCTCACGCTGATATATTGTGAATCCTTGCTGATTGTATTCTTACACCTTCAGCTTAATATTCTATCGCGCAAGTCTTATCTTGAGACTGCAATCAGGCTGGCTTCTGAGACCCAGGGGATAGATTTGGTAGATCAAGAGTCTAATGGTGACTTTTCTGGCAACACTCAGGATGAAAACTTATCCGAACAAGCATTCTTGAGTTTTAGTTGGTGGCTGCTCAACAAGGGATGGCTTGAGATAAAGAACAAGATTGAGCCATGTGTTGAACAACACTTTGGAGGTATAAATCCCAGAcagcaattgaagataaatGAGTTTGCCGAGCTTTTAAACAAATGTCAAAATTGTATTGACCTGAAGGTTTTAAATCTTACCGAAGATGATATACATTTGGGAGTCGGTGTTATCGAAGACCAGTCCCAGCctgttggaagaaaaagcaCTAACTTTATCACAAACGCTTTATTACCACCCAAAGAGTTTGagtttttccttttgcAACAGACAAATGATTTAGACTTTTTATCCCGCTTCAACAATAATATCGTCAATACTGAGAGCTTGAACATGTTATTGGATGAATTAAACAACTATCTGAACAATGCGGACATCAATCTGATAGTCAACAAATTGGCTACCCTAGGTATTACCAAAGTTCTGGATGAAATAGTTCTCAACCTATTACAGAAGAATCGACCGAACCCAATTTCAGATATGAATATACGTGATATTGATCTCAATGATTTTCCCCCCTACAAATTAGCAGCTTTGCTGGCAAACATAACCAAACAGTCTATTTCGTTGACTAACAACTCTGTGGAGAACCCTATTTTAGCAGACTTAAACAATTTACCGGAACTTAATGATCTCAGCGCAAGTGTATACTCTAATTTTGATCCTTAG
- a CDS encoding Protein involved in rRNA processing, with translation MFKITLSPAERSYLHESLSCLSPIRPDARLNKQFRPLEATCSFLPGSNGSARIRMADGAECLASVKAKVVSLQLNNANSAQHLKNLIEVDLDINGIRDDSNLSSTIASSLKGSLVKHIPLEKLRLTHRYAFKLFIDIVVLSHSSVYPLTLLSLATYMALKSTKLPLLTSTVNDRDIEEQPMFSDDWESSLALFGDSSLSPPLLFVVAVVKDNIFIDPSPEEESVSENGICLTYANGKIISPLQTISLSPKDNTGINSAQILKAHALVKEIGPLVVKSLDEIVSDDSIKTIF, from the coding sequence ATGTTCAAAATAACTCTCTCCCCAGCTGAAAGATCATATCTTCACGAATCGTTGTCATGTTTGTCACCAATAAGACCTGATGCTCGACTCAACAAACAGTTTCGTCCTTTGGAAGCTACTTGTTCCTTCTTACCAGGGTCAAATGGTAGCGCTAGGATACGAATGGCTGACGGTGCCGAATGTTTAGCTAGTGTCAAAGCAAAGGTAGTCAGTTTGCAGCTGAACAACGCAAACTCTGCGCAGCACCTCAAGAATCTGATTGAAGTAGATCTTGATATAAATGGAATACGGGACGACTCGAACTTAAGCTCCACTATCgcttcatctttgaaggGTTCACTGGTCAAACACATCCCGCTGGAAAAATTAAGGTTGACCCATAGATATGCATTTAAATTATTCATAGACATTGTGGTATTATCTCATAGCTCTGTCTATCCGCtaactcttctttctttaGCAACTTATATGGCTTTGAAATCTACAAAGTTGCCGCTATTAACATCCACGGTCAATGATAGAGATATTGAGGAACAACCTATGTTCTCAGATGACTGGGAATCATCCCTAGCATTATTTGGTGACAGCTCGTTGAGTCCTCCTTTGCTATTTGTTGTTGCGGTTGTGAAAGATAATATCTTTATTGATCCATCTCCAGAGGAGGAGTCAGTTAGCGAGAATGGAATATGCCTAACTTACGCTAACGGAAAGATAATTTCTCCACTGCAAACCATCTCACTTTCCCCAAAGGATAACACAGGAATAAACTCAGCACAAATACTAAAAGCCCACGCTTtggtcaaagaaattgGCCCATTAGTAGTTAAGTctttggatgaaattgtttcGGATGACTCCATTAAGACAATCTTTTAA
- a CDS encoding Glycerol proton symporter of the plasma membrane — translation MPSSKQYLPLNDRSWRIEARSTVEPSTEPVGQRSDEMQMETQAIELTSLDSAQLSRVSVHKTSQLEEDDFDSVLNDTDPEERLLTQDPVNGNMSTNGGSNFNENLLESRGKLKGQLLLYFTSFLVSLGVFLFGYDQGVMSGIITGKYFKQQFNNPSSAMIGTTVAILEIGAFFSSLTVGRVGDIIGRRRTIRYGAFIFVVGGLLQTAASNLKVLIAGRIISGIGVGLLSTIVPMYQAEISPSHNRGKLACAQFTGNIFGYASSIWVDYGCSFIENNLSWRIPLFIQCVIGSLLAGGSYIIVETPRWLLHKDRDIEGLVVIADLYTNGETDHHRARKEFDSIKSSILEARAIGEKRYIDLFTVYPKRLFMATSALAFAQFNGINIISYYAPLVFEQAGWIGREAVLMTGLNAIIYILSTLPPWLLIDRWGRKPILICGGITMGLSMLLVSIFMGLNLKNTPQLVVIFIITANSSFAYSWGPIPWLFPSEILPLTFRSKGASLATATNWLANFIVGEFSPILLEKITWRVYLIHATFCFTSALVAYLVYPETRGVDLEDMDRLFDEKRK, via the coding sequence ATGCCTTCCTCTAAGCAGTATTTACCTTTAAATGATCGGTCCTGGAGAATTGAGGCGCGTTCAACTGTTGAACCTTCTACTGAACCGGTTGGACAACGTTCGGATGAAATGCAAATGGAAACACAAGCAATTGAGCTAACTAGTCTAGACTCCGCTCAGCTATCTAGAGTTTCGGTTCACAAGACCTCtcaactggaagaagatgattttgacTCTGTGCTGAACGATACGGACCCCGAAGAACGACTACTAACTCAAGACCCAGTAAACGGTAACATGTCTACAAATGGGGGTTCAAATTTTAACGAGAATTTGCTTGAGTCCAGAGGCAAGCTCAAAGGACAGTTACTGCTCTATTTCACCTCATTCCTGGTGAGTTTGGGtgtttttctctttggctATGATCAAGGTGTCATGAGCGGCATTATAACAGgaaaatatttcaaacagCAGTTTAATAACCCTTCAAGTGCGATGATAGGAACAACTGTTGCCATTCTCGAGATCGGtgcttttttttcttctttgactgTTGGAAGAGTGGGCGATATCATTGGCAGAAGGCGAACTATTCGATATGGAGCGTTTATATTTGTCGTCGGAGGATTACTGCAAACTGCCGCCTCCAATCTAAAAGTCCTCATAGCTGGGAGAATTATTTCTGGTATTGGAGTTGGCTTATTATCAACCATAGTTCCCATGTACCAAGCCGAGATATCTCCTTCCCACAACAGAGGCAAACTGGCATGTGCTCAGTTCACAGGAAACATATTCGGCTACGCGTCGTCTATTTGGGTCGATTACGGTTGCTcattcattgaaaacaatcTTTCGTGGAGAATTCCTCTTTTCATCCAGTGTGTTATTGGATCTTTACTTGCGGGTGGCTCATACATTATTGTAGAAACCCCAAGATGGCTTCTACATAAAGATCGAGACATAGAGGGCTTAGTTGTGATTGCTGATCTCTATACTAATGGTGAGACAGATCATCATCGTGCACGAAAGGAATTTGATTCTATCAAATCCAGTATACTCGAAGCACGGGCAATAGGAGAGAAACGTTACATTGATTTGTTCACCGTTTACCCTAAAAGGTTATTTATGGCAACTAGTGCTTTAGCTTTTGCACAATTCAATGGTATCAACATTATTTCATACTATGCTCCTTTAGTCTTTGAACAGGCAGGTTGGATTGGAAGAGAGGCTGTTTTAATGACTGGACTCAATGCCATAATTTATATTCTGAGTACACTTCCCCCTTGGTTATTGATTGATCGCTGGGGAAGAAAGCCAATATTGATTTGTGGAGGAATAACCATGGGCCTTTCGATGCTTCTTGTCTCAATATTTATGGGCCTTAATCTGAAGAACACCCCTCAGTTGGTTGTAATATTTATTATCACAGCTAATTCATCATTTGCTTATAGCTGGGGTCCCATTCCTTGGCTCTTTCCAAGTGAAATATTACCGCTAACATTCAGGTCTAAGGGTGCTTCTTTAGCCACCGCTACGAATTGGCTGGCAAATTTCATTGTAGGAGAATTTTCTCCTATTCTGTTAGAGAAAATTACTTGGAGAGTTTATCTGATACACGCTACCTTTTGCTTCACATCTGCACTGGTTGCTTACCTTGTATATCCAGAAACTCGAGGCGTAGATTTAGAGGATATGGATAGATtgtttgatgaaaaacGAAAGTAG